The Drosophila mauritiana strain mau12 chromosome 2R, ASM438214v1, whole genome shotgun sequence genome has a segment encoding these proteins:
- the LOC117136051 gene encoding activating transcription factor 7-interacting protein 1 — MMGVSQNMELKELSTEEALMRTLSSELGNEVEPHSTPAILNESSRTSVGEVDLCELTNGVDSSDNVKVIDKPKKISDRERNPGSDLDALLDKISSIVDCSPKNSDDIDLLDRGEECDSVSAKKRTAGDTDKNLKEQKEKPEEEEEGEDVLNSLEGAECIDPDSELKTEEKLEENEEHASAKESTQKTEDLADSDEILKSKEEDEVAAHTADNIEKDGKNTSTEDVFMHALDCISSADEFDVFSSQDSKKVKPSKKLNTEDNSSANDLEDISSDDDDIIKENEKPNTEVIDLDSSSECVPCETESEVEETAANTEDTEVVTHGKVSAKKSLNLQSIISEKSASAAEYEPVKTDQHLTEGDEPMLVGDEPMLVGDEPILVGDEVTEKSKESIPIQSEESMEIDEPNESKESEELEGHKEKEEPGYCKKAKDSEEAKEKEKPEMKTIQASKRAEILGDTKGKEDPNPSQDVEDVKDTEEPENKKEIEQTGELEEPVVIEGEETEDPKKKVQKEFDARTQAQEMKYTTIDDLLVEAVRKVVGIEEKKAAEDEPEGDKEPTTNGVCEISTDGNLKHLESKESTAVEEETKETESDDEVIFFEPLEKTENVGTTANPTNENSVKPQAKDDEVVLVSEDEDETPQNKIPEKEVQTTQKETALKELSNESTTESGEAKDLQIDNSDNACDQFEKLKTHDVVKQTAAEDGNSNSSNLLRPAEYTEDSAPKRLRRSTDEKNEFETETNQDASPKLSRAKDGLKDVTKRSHEHLDSSPQEEIPNKKARTEDSDSNSSHEGTLHIDMGGQDDKEESPKKEVEKKLDFDLNPVPEIKQNVKPLRLEFFKTFRRSFDTMTRDDLEELVLQKVVEAMMVKSDFAEIRMQLEKCESTLVNYRRKIAEVSKQFLDLETVHKRVLKDLEAKNSHFTAPVRITRAVGLQVGIPFKAIKPTVAAPEPTHAAGSVLAPPSGTPPKASTSPTRASVRPRPPPPPFGPSTSSSETGAGVSVSQNSNPQQQQPAARSSPSLATASVTPPVRRGCMQKVTPHRPVPTNLQPGPMLTNQASVQRLQPPPPIAQRTMHASKHTGTPGSTTSAVANAINKSVMRGRMSAAAFLAQRQQQQQQLQQQQAQQQFILPRPSSGPTPGASPAKQVPKCTTKVRAQQPPLSGATVSVPISSSSSGSGSGSHGQQQEPSLTPAKPKEKAVIDLTDEDDAAAAAAARAAQAQIEANARLRQASNAAIKRNAQTAAIRGGRGGGNVVRASPMQLARVNARQLVHNNGGGQRSSLGSNVTMQIRSENTPPPASRLRYSHPAPLPTSPPQPFNPAWKVPPSRPVIRISLLETGIVISWTLEDSSPRFAECVMYQIYAYQETIHEPSTDSWRHVGDVSAMLLPMAVTLNQFQENQRYFFAVRGVDSHERFGPFSVPKTWS, encoded by the exons ATGATGGGAGTAAGCCAGAACATGGAACTGAAGGAACTCTCTACAGAGGAAGCTTTGATGCGAACCCTATCCTCAGAGCTCGGCAATGAAGTGGAACCTCACTCCACCCCTG CCATTCTCAATGAATCCAGTCGAACGTCTGTGGGTGAAGTGGATCTTTGTGAGCTAACCAATGGCGTCGATAGCTCCGATAACGTCAAAGTTATTGACAAACCAAAAAAGATATCGGACCGAGAGCGTAATCCAGGTAGCGATTTGGACGCTCTTCTGGACAAGATTAGCTCTATTGTGGATTGTAGTCCCAAAAATTCCGATGATATTGATTTACTCGATAGAGGCGAGGAATGCGACTCTGTGTCGGCGAAGAAGAGAACAGCTGGTGATACGGACAAAAATCTAAaagagcaaaaagaaaaaccagaagaagaagaagaaggtgAAGATGTGCTTAATTCTCTAGAAGGAGCAGAGTGCATCGATCCTGATTCTGAGTTAAAGACTGAGGAGAAATTAGAAGAAAATGAAGAACACGCTTCAGCCAAAGAATCCACACAGAAAACCGAAGATTTAGCTGATTCAGATGAAATATTAAAGTCaaaggaagaagatgaagtcGCAGCCCATACTGCGGATAACATTGAAAAAGACGGTAAAAATACATCAACAGAAGATGTGTTTATGCATGCTTTAGACTGTATTTCGAGTGCCGACGAGTTTGATGTCTTTTCCTCTCAGGACTCCAAGAAGGTAAAGCCAAGCAAAAAACTAAACACGGAAGATAACTCTTCTGCCAATGACTTAGAAGATATTTCATCTGATGACGATGATATAATtaaggaaaatgaaaaacccaACACTGAGGTTATAGATTTAGATTCGTCGAGTGAATGTGTGCCTTGCGAAACGGAATCGGAGGTCGAGGAAACTGCAGCTAACACAGAAGATACCGAAGTCGTTACTCACGGTAAGGTTTCTGCGAAGAAATCATTGAATTTGCAAAGTATTATCTCAGAAAAGTCCGCGAGTGCGGCCGAATATGAGCCTGTCAAAACTGATCAACATTTAACAGAAGGTGACGAACCCATGTTAGTTGGAGACGAACCCATGTTAGTTGGAGACGAACCCATTTTAGTTGGAGACGAGGTAACCGAAAAATCGAAAGAGTCTATCCCAATCCAGAGCGAAGAGTCAATGGAAATCGATGAACCGAATGAATCCAAGGAATCCGAGGAACTTGAAGGGCACAAGGAAAAAGAAGAGCCTGGCTACTGCAAGAAAGCAAAAGATTCAGAAGAGGCgaaggaaaaagaaaagccgGAGATGAAAACCATACAAGCGTCGAAAAGAGCAGAGATACTGGGAGACACCAAGGGAAAGGAAGATCCAAACCCATCCCAGGATGTTGAAGATGTTAAGGACACAGAAGAGccagaaaataaaaaggaaatagAACAGACTGGAGAGCTTGAGGAACCTGTGGTGATCGAAGGTGAAGAAACAGAAGATCCCAAAAAGAAAGTCCAAAAGGAATTTGATGCTAGAACTCAAGCCCAAGAAATGAAATACACAACCATAGATGATTTGCTTGTAGAAGCGGTCAGAAAGGTTGTAGGGATAGAAGAAAAGAAGGCTGCAGAGGATGAACCAGAAGGCGACAAGGAACCCACGACAAATGGAGTATGCGAAATTTCTACTGATGGAAATTTAAAGCATTTAGAAAGCAAGGAATCAACGGCTGTTGAAGAGGAGACCAAAGAGACGGAGTCCGATGACGAAGTTATATTCTTTGAACCCCTGGAGAAGACCGAAAATGTGGGCACCACAGCCAATCCAACGAATGAAAATTCTGTGAAACCACAAGCTAAGGATGACGAAGTTGTTCTCGTCTCCGAGGATGAGGATGAAACACCGCAGAATAAGATACCAGAAAAGGAAGTTCAAACTACCCAAAAGGAAACAGCTTTAAAAGAACTTTCCAATGAGTCCACTACAGAATCAGGTGAAGCTAAGGACCTACAAATAGACAACTCCGACAATGCGTGCGATCAGTTTGAGAAACTGAAGACCCATGATGTGGTAAAGCAAACTGCCGCAGAAGATGGGAACAGTAATTCCAGCAATCTATTGCGACCCGCCGAGTACACGGAAGACTCGGCTCCAAAACGGCTGCGTCGCAGTACCGatgaaaaaaatgaattcgAAACGGAGACGAATCAAGATGCATCACCAAAACTCAGCAGAGCAAAGGATGGTTTGAAGGATGTAACCAAGCGGAGCCATGAACATCTGGACAGCAGCCCTCAGGAGGAAATACCCAATAAGAAAGCTAGGACTGAAGACTCCGACTCAAATAGCTCCCACGAAGGCACGCTACACATTGATATGGGTGGACAGGATGACAAAGAAGAATCCCCCAAAAAAGAAGTCGAAAAGAAACTCGACTTCGACCTTAACCCCGTTCCAGAAATTAAACAGAATGTTAAGCCTCTGCGCTTGGAATTCTTTAAGACCTTCCGACGTAGTTTCGACACAATGACCCGTGACGACCTGGAGGAGCTGGTGCTGCAGAAGGTCGTCGAGGCGATGATGGTTAAAAGTGATTTCGCAGAAATACGTATGCAGCTGGAAAAATGCGAGAGCACTCTCGTCAATTATCGCCGCAAGATTGCCGAGGTGTCGAAGCAATTCCTGGATTTGGAGACGGTGCACAAGCGTGTGCTTAAGGACTTGGAGGCTAAGAACTCTCATTTCACCGCTCCAGTGCGGATAACACGAGCTGTTGGTCTTCAGGTGGGCATTCCGTTCAAGGCCATAAAGCCCACCGTCGCCGCTCCAGAGCCAACGCATGCTGCTGGCAGCGTGTTGGCTCCGCCCAGCGGAACGCCACCCAAGGCCAGCACCTCTCCGACGCGTGCGTCCGTGCGACCAAGACCTCCTCCGCCTCCCTTTGGACCATCCACATCCTCATCGGAAACGGGTGCGGGCGTCAGCGTCTCTCAGAATTCCAAtccccaacagcagcagccagcagcacGGTCATCTCCATCCTTGGCCACGGCTAGTGTCACGCCACCTGTGCGACGGGGCTGCATGCAGAAGGTCACGCCCCATCGACCGGTACCTACTAACTTACAGCCCGGGCCAATGCTCACGAATCAGGCCAGCGTCCAACGTCTGCAGCCCCCACCGCCTATAGCTCAAAGGACAATGCACGCCTCCAAGCACACGGGAACACCTGGCTCCACGACTTCAGCGGTGGCCAATGCGATTAATAAAAGCGTCATGCGTGGCCGGATGTCAGCAGCCGCTTTCTTGGCGCAAagacaacagcagcaacaacaactgcaacaacaacaggcgCAGCAACAGTTCATACT ACCTCGACCTAGTTCCGGTCCCACGCCAGGTGCGAGTCCTGCCAAGCAGGTGCCGAAGTGCACAACTAAAGTGCGCGCCCAGCAGCCACCGCTTTCGGGGGCCACGGTCTCGGTTCCAATCTCATCCAGCAGCAGTGGGTCGGGATCTGGCAGCCATGGACAGCAGCAGGAGCCCAGCTTGACGCCGGCCAAGCCCAAGGAGAAGGCAGTCATTGACCTCACAGATGAGGATGATgcagcggctgctgcggcggcaAGGGCTGCCCAAGCACAAATCGAGGCTAACGCTCGTTTGCGTCAGGCATCCAATGCGGCGATTAAGCGGAATGCTCAGACAGCAGCGATAAGAGGAGGACGTGGAGGCGGAAATGTGGTGCGAGCTTCTCCAATGCAATTGGCTCGCGTAAATGCTCGACAGTTAGTCCATAATAATGGAGGAG GTCAGCGAAGTTCCTTGGGCTCAAACGTAACTATGCAGATACGTTCGGAGAACACCCCGCCTCCAGCATCTCGTTTAAGATACTCACATCCTGCACCACTGCCCACGTCACCTCCCCAGCCCTTCAATCCAGCCTGGAAGGTGCCTCCTTCGCGACCCGTTATCCGGATTAGTCTCCTAGAGACTGGTATCGTTATATCCTGGACTCTGGAGGATTCGAGCCCGCGGTTCGCAGAGTGCGTAATGTACCAGATCTATGCATACCAGGAGACGATTCACGAGCCCAGCACGGATAGCTGGCGGCATGTGGGCGATGTCAGCGCTATGTTGCTGCCCATGGCCGTGACTTTAAATCAGTTCCAGGAGAACCAGAGGTATTTCTTCGCTGTGCGGGGCGTTGATAGCCACGAACGATTCGGGCCGTTCAGTGTTCCCAAGACCTGGTCGTAG